Proteins found in one Plasmodium relictum strain SGS1 genome assembly, chromosome: 13 genomic segment:
- the EIF5A gene encoding eukaryotic translation initiation factor 5A, putative: protein MSDHETYDNIDAGASQTFPVQAGAIKKNGHVMLKDHPCKVVDYSTSKTGKHGHAKAHIVGIDIFTGKKYEDICPTSHNMDVPVVKRTELQLIDITEDGFVSLLHDNGETKDDLSLPKDSEGNLDDVAKQIRNLFDNGKSVLVSVLSACGQEKIIAAKELAS from the coding sequence atgTCAGATCACGAAACATATGATAATATTGATGCAGGAGCATCTCAAACATTTCCAGTGCAAGCAGgtgcaataaaaaaaaacggTCATGTTATGTTAAAGGATCACCCATGCAAAGTTGTTGATTATTCAACTTCAAAAACTGGGAAACATGGTCATGCAAAAGCTCATATTGTAGGTATTGATATTTTTACtggaaaaaaatatgaagataTATGTCCAACATCTCATAATATGGATGTACCAGTTGTTAAAAGAACTGAATTGCAATTAATTGATATTACAGAAGATGGGTTTGTTTCATTACTTCATGATAATGGAGAAACAAAGGACGACTTAAGTTTACCTAAAGATTCAGAAGGAAATTTAGACGATGTAGCTAAACAAATTCGTAATTTATTTGATAATGGAAAATCAGTTTTAGTTAGTGTTCTATCAGCTTGTGGtcaagaaaaaattattgcaGCAAAAGAATTAGCATCTTaa
- a CDS encoding cytidine deaminase, putative, with translation MDNEIIGLEQIFPDTYTQNITLISMYCFELKKDVAYEALNIMKNFINSQLYDHYNHLKRCKKTNDTVQILIGFCKKIPNELCNELTNINKGEIKIKEIKVSKYPPMTRKQYSEWSKFWPIYYRKPSYDLSTLTKEQTKKYINFLKISINVGKSFGTCQSGCVLTYDDKIIACSGDNIKNHPLQHSVMLAIEEASYKLRHLSQIKKMRNIKSCEHNNKINKCLSESCMQSLTHKNNELKDCKEQNNDNDTANKSTIIEKGNFNETILKDDNEDLNIYKPIKTDQYLCTNYCAYLSHEPCFMCAMAMVHSRIKCVVFDEVNKENGALFSKEKLHCLKNINHHFKVYKTIRRNT, from the coding sequence ATGGACAACGAAATTATTGGTTTAGAACAAATTTTTCCTGATACTTATACTCAAAATATCACATTAATATCCATGTATTGTTTTGAATTAAAGAAAGATGTAGCATATGAAgctttaaatattatgaaaaattttattaatagcCAATTATATGATCATTATAATCATTTGAAAAGATgtaaaaaaacaaatgatACTGTACAAATTTTAATAGGATTTTGTAAGAAAATACCAAATGAATTATGTAATGAGTTAACAAATATAAACAAAGgagaaattaaaattaaagaaataaaagtttCTAAATATCCACCTATGACAAGAAAACAATATTCCGAATGGTCTAAGTTTTGGCCAATTTATTATCGTAAGCCTTCGTATGATTTATCTACTTTAACAAAAGAACAAACAAAgaaatacataaattttttaaaaatttccaTTAATGTCGGAAAAAGTTTTGGTACATGTCAAAGTGGATGTGTCTTAACATACgatgataaaataatagcTTGTTCAggtgataatataaaaaaccaTCCTTTACAACATTCAGTTATGTTAGCCATTGAAGAAGCTTCATATAAATTACGGCATTTAtcacaaattaaaaaaatgagaaataTCAAAAGTTGTGAACATAAcaataaaattaacaaatgCTTAAGTGAGTCATGTATGCAATCTTTAACACATAAAAACAATGAACTGAAAGATTGCAAAGAACAAAATAATGACAACGATACTGCAAACAAATCCACAATAATTGAAAAAggaaattttaatgaaacaatattaaaagatgataatgaagatttaaatatatataaaccaATAAAAACAGATCAATATCTCTGTACTAATTATTGTGCTTATTTAAGTCATGAACCATGTTTTATGTGCGCTATGGCGATGGTACATTCAAGAATTAAATGTGTGGTATTTGATGAAGTGAATAAAGAGAATGGTGCTTTATTTAGTAAAGAAAAACTGCATtgcttaaaaaatattaatcatCATTTTAAGGTGTATAAAACTATAAGAAGAAATACATAA